One Aphelocoma coerulescens isolate FSJ_1873_10779 chromosome 4A, UR_Acoe_1.0, whole genome shotgun sequence DNA window includes the following coding sequences:
- the F8A1 gene encoding 40-kDa huntingtin-associated protein, which produces MLSAGGGSGPAGAGGSGPGLGGDGDFLSRYRLVSAKLRRRFLRKPNVAEAAEQFAALARELRAQESLPYAAWCQLAVARCAQSLFHGPAEAAALAEAARLFLRQERDLRQRLGLRGGFGEHVAAAQSCGAFAARLHLERGQPALAAGPCLELAAALRDTGQPAHAAAPLQRAAELLTAGRLPLQALRCLAERASCLLLARDYAGALATLTRAQALAGAGLGGAAGAGAAAGGAFLDVLARCEVSRVLLLLLLQPPPAKLLPEHARTLEQYCWEAPDGGPGTGSGSGTGTGGGLPPAASYLPAELFLLLQSAVLACQEKDAEALKALQAELWPLLSAEQNHLLHLVLQEMLSPAGQGL; this is translated from the coding sequence ATGCTGTCGGCGGGCGGCggctccggccccgccggggcgggcggctccgggccggggctcggcggggacgGCGATTTCCTGTCGCGGTACCGGCTGGTGTCGGCCAAGCTGCGGCGGCGGTTCCTGCGGAAGCCGAACGTGGCGGAGGCGGCGGAGCAGTTCGCGGCGCTGGCGCGGGAGCTGCGCGCCCAGGAGAGCCTGCCCTACGCCGCCTGGTGCCAGCTGGCAGTGGCGCGCTGCGCCCAGAGCCTGTTCCACGGCCCTGCCGAGGCGGCCGCGCTGGCCGAGGCCGCTCGGCTCTTCCTGCGCCAGGAGCGGGACCTGCGGCAGCGCCTGGGGTTGCGCGGTGGCTTCGGCGAGCACGTGGCGGCGGCGCAGAGCTGCGGGGCCTTCGCCGCCCGCCTGCACCTGGAGCGGGGGCAGCCCGCGctggcggccgggccgtgcctgGAGCTGGCGGCGGCGCTCCGCGACACGGGACAGCCCGCCCACGCCGCCGCGCCCCTGCAGCGGGCCGCGGAGCTGCTGACGGCGGGGCGGCTGCCGCTGCAGGCTCTGCGCTGCCTGGCCGAGCGCGcgtcctgcctgctgctggcccGCGACTACGCCGGGGCGCTGGCCACGCTGACGCGGGCGCAGGCGctggccggggccgggctgggcggtgcggccggggccggggccgcggccggcggcgccTTCCTGGACGTGCTGGCGCGGTGCGAGGTGTCgcgggtgctgctgctgctcctgctgcagccgcCGCCGGCCAAGCTGCTGCCCGAGCACGCCCGCACGCTGGAGCAGTACTGCTGGGAGGCGCCCGACGGCGGACCGGGCaccggcagcgggagcggcaccgggacGGGCGGGGGGCTGCCGCCGGCCGCCAGCTACCTGCCGGCcgagctgttcctgctgctgcagtcgGCAGTGCTGGCGTGCCAGGAGAAGGACGCGGAGGCGCTGAAGGCGCTGCAGGCCGAGCTGTGGCCGCTGCTGAGCGCCGAACAGAACCATCTGCTGCACCTGGTGCTGCAGGAGATGCTGAGCCCTGCCGGACAGGGGCTCTGa